Below is a genomic region from Arcanobacterium haemolyticum DSM 20595.
ACCAGCTCGTTTAGCTACGTCTGCTCGCGTTGCCATCGGCCGCCTCCTTTGCTCCTTTGCTGTTTTATTACCTTTTTATATTAGCCATGCGACAGTATTTCCTGGTAATTCGATGCCTTCAGGGGTCACGTCAACAGGCCCGCTTGCCATCAGTACCGCTTTTTCGCCTGGTACGGTTGCAGAGTAGTCAGCCATGTTGAGTACAAGAGTAACAGTGGAGTTTTTGACGACGACGACGTTGCTGTCCGGATGCTCACCCCACTCGAATGTGCCATTACCCAGATCATATTCACGGCGAATCCAAATCATCTCACGATAGAAATTGAGTGGAGATCTACTATCGAGTTCTTGTTGG
It encodes:
- a CDS encoding alpha-amylase family glycosyl hydrolase, with protein sequence MGATATERAQRARNPARAGGLVGTGQRAAEIRVIFPVFQPWFRTDKRVRGRDGCRVPLPWDSNPQDTGFGEHPWLPQPDYWADLSVTQQELDSRSPLNFYREMIWIRREYDLGNGTFEWGEHPDSNVVVVKNSTVTLVLNMADYSATVPGEKAVLMASGPVDVTPEGIELPGNTVAWLI